TTTTTTTTAAGTGAATCAAACAATTTTGAAAAATAGAATGACtgtcaaaatttaaattattgtctCAAAAATTACAAGATGGAAAATCTtaatttctataaatttaattatataatttttaaaaattattttaattaagttGTAAAATCTTACGATTTGATTTTAGAATATGACTTTGCAGTCCTCTTGTCGATTCTAAGTTAAAAAAATGAGTTTTACAATCTGGTTCATATCTATGGTGAGGTGAATGGCAGTGCAAATTAGTTTGCTAATGCAACTGAATTTTTCCCTATTTGCTAGAAATTACATCTCGACCGTTGCATATGGGTATTATATATTTGCATGTTACAGCAGTGGAGGAATATGGCCTTTTAGgcgtttataaatttaatttaatttcctatAAATAGAGGTATGGTGTCTGTCCTGTAGCCAGAAGGATTAATTGCGAGAACAAAGAATGCGTAAGGGTACAGCACTCTCTGTTAGCCTCTTCTGCCTTCATTTCACTTGTTGATTCCCTTCCAACccaaacccaaaatccaaacccAATTTTCCATCTCTCTCTGTTTGATTTCAATGGATCCCTCTAATTCCATAACAGGCGTCCAGCAAGAAAAGGGTATAtcttatatatttatttcttaataTTTGCTGTTctgaaagaatttttttttttttttatgtgggcTACAATTTTTCTTGGTATTTTGCAGGAAAATTTAAACCAAATGACCACAACGTTCTGCAGAAGCATGTTTTCTTCTTTGATAGGAATCAGGATGGTTTAGTTTATCCCTGGGAAACCTTTCAAGGCATGTATATATACACATGTTCCAAATTTCttgttttaattaatttgttttctGGCAATATTCATGGGGTTTTTTCTTAACAGGGTTTCGTGCAATTGGGTTTGGTGTTCTGTTTTCTGCTGCCAGTGCTCTTTTCATCAATATGGGTCTCAGCAAGAAAACTCGCCCAGTATGTTCCTCTCTCTCTAGCTTCTAAGCGGTGGACtcagaattattattattatttggtaTAACTGGCTTGACAGGATTCAAATTGCACACAGTCTCTTTGACTTGCATATTAAattctaattttgtttttatAATGTTTTTGTATATTAactaatgtaattaaaatttaaaaagcaaGTGGGGATTATTCATCGTTGATGGTTGGTGTAGAAGTTTAGGGAACTACCTCTTAAAAACAACCTTTTCAAACTAGGTTTGCTTTCTGAATCTGTGAAAGCATAGGATTAAGCATTTAAAATTGAATCGAAGTAAAACCAGAGTTCAACCAGTAAATTATTCAACAAATATTTAATATATGTTGTGTAATCAATCatttttataaattcataatagtgtattaaattatattaaaattaataacttgatatatttgaaataaattattcgaATAAATCTAGTAAATTTCAATATAtagttttcttttaaaaaataattttgtacCTCAATAAAATGAGAGAAAGTTGATATGTTTTCTGCATTAGTAGTTATTCTAATATAATAttagaaaatatattttcttatatatttgttgttttaaatttttaaaaataataatagtatACTATCACAATTAATAgattgatgtaaataaatatttaaataaattccaTATGTAAATTtatctaaaaaaattaattttatattttttattaaattcttAAATAATAGTATTTTATAATAACagaaatacttaaaattaaaattttcataataaggaatttattttcatcaataaaaattaatttttgatatattaaaattttatagcattttacactagagaaaattttatatacttttcacaataaaaagaaaaaaaagatagAAAAGTAATTAGATAATTCaagttaatatatttaataattaaaatattagtatTACTTACTGAAGTTACAAGTTGGTGAGATGGAGAAAGCGTTAGTTATCTTTGCAAGTGTAATTGGTTTGACCGCTAGATTAAGGGGAAACATCACCTTCTCAAAACTTGTTTAATGCTAATAAATATTGCCATCATGTGCACACACCAACTCACATTCAAGAGCATCAATGCCTTAATATACTTTTTTCCCCTGCTTTGCCCTAATAAATATACCTAGACCCAAAATCATAgagaatatataattatatagaaGTAGTTAGACAAAGTTAAAAGGCTATTATtgccaattaaatttaatttaattggtttTCCATAATACTTTAGTTACCCATTAATTAAAGCATCACCTGTTAATCACCTGCTTTGTTTTGTGGTGGCATATATAGACTACACAAGAACATCACCTAGCAAACTCCAAAACAAAAGGAAAATTCAAGATTCTTGGACTTGCTCTTTTGCTTGGCATGTATAGACCACGCAAGAACATCACCTAGCATCACCTAGTAATTACCTGCTTTGCtttgctttgttttgttttgtatcTCTTCATATTTAATAGAATCCATACTCCTTGCATGTTCATCAAACTTTAAACCAATCTTTATCTTCAAAAAAAAATGtcactaaagaaaaaaaaaagtgaaaaaataATAGGCATAATGGATTAAATCAAAAGTTTCCTGATTGATATTGGCAATTTGGCAGGGAAAGTATCCTTCCTTACTATTTCCAATTGAGGTTCAGAACATTCAGCTAGGCAAACATGGAAGCGATTCTGGTGTCTATGACAAGGATGGAAggtatatttcattttctttcttgccAAACAACTTGATAGCTAAATCTTGATGGTGAAGAATATACTTTTCCTTTCTTTAAAGATATAGATGTTATCTTACTAAGCTTAGAATTTTGGGTTGGACAAGTATTTCTCTTGTAAATATTTTGAtcgttttatttattaatatttgcaGATTTGTTGACGAGAAATTCGAAGCCATTTTTGGCAAGCATGCACGTACACATCCAGATGCACTGACATCAGGTGAACTGATGGGAATGCTAAGGACGAACAGAGAACCTAAAGACTATCTAGGATGGTTGGTTTCagattttttttgtaaaatttaatacaatttttatacgtAATAAAAACTGTTGgatattaataaattatgataTTCAATTAATGCAGGGTTGCAAGCTGGACAGAATGGAAAACACTATACATTCTTTGCAAGGACAGTAATGGTTTACTGCAGAAAGAAACAGTGAGAGCTGTTTACGATGGAAGTCTTTTTGAACAATTGGAGAAGCAAAAAGCATCAGCTAAAAAGAAAGCGTAAAAGCTTCATTGACATGATACTTTCAGATTAACTCTTTTATTTCTTTATTGAAATGAACTCTgtgacacaaaatttcaaaacaaaattgtgtaataattaattaaatgtctTTATGCAGTTCTGTTTAGAAAGGGGCATAATCATAGGAATTGTGACTGTTCGGATTGGCTGCAGTTGGATGGTTTTTGAGTTCAGAATGTAAATGAATTTGATGATTGTTCGGTTATTCTTATTCTTTCTGatgtaataaattataattagaatgaGTAAAGTTATTGTTTTCTTTGTTTATGGTAATGCATGAGTTTGTGAGCTATGCTAAGAAATGCTTCATGTATAAATAAGCTGTCTATTTGACCACTATTAGAGAAAATTAAAAGGTGATTTGGGAGGGAAAAGCACATTTCTGTGCCCTTTCCTGGATTTCTTGAGGGGGTAAGATCTTCTTTCTGAGACGATTTCAGTATCACTTGTTGGTAACTATAATCTTTTTGccaatgaaaattttggaatacaAAATACAATTTGACTGAAAAATGTAACTGGAAAAAGAGCAAAACTTTGAAATTGTCACCCGCTCCTAATATATAATATAGCTCGCTTCAAGCTTGAGCTGAAGCGCTCACAGGTAATGATATAGTTACTTGTTTTCATACTTCAGAATCAATTAAGAGGTTCACTAATCTCCAGGAGTTCATTACAGAGCCCTGTGAAGACTGATGATTCAGTTTCAATAGGCCTGAACTTGATGAGAGCTGAAGGAACCAGATCTTCATCTTCTAGTGTAGAGATTCTCTCTCCTGCAGCAGGAAAATGAGGGATTACCTGTCGTTTGACCATTACAGGATCTAGCAGCTCAAACTCCAAATTGGGGTCCTTTAGTGATGTGCTCACAAACTGAAAATACAAAAGTTGAGTGTCACAGAAATCTCAGACACCGAGAGGATTACATGCATTCATAAGTTTTAAACatgtttatacaaacattatgaTGTATATCAGTTGCTAGCTCAGGCTGATATTCTTTTAGAAGCTCAAAAACCCTCCCAGGAAAAGCACATGATAATTTTAATAGCAGCAGaagttctctctttctttcttcttcttttttattttttattttttatttatttttttttttcaaggggATTAGCATTAGACTACAAGACCTTCACAACTTACATCTATTAGACTGTTTGGCTATTCCTATTCCTGATAGCCCACAAGCGTAATGAATATCAGCTAATAAAGGCAtcccaatttcttattttcattccaGGCAACCAAATAAGCAAAGTTATATAGATGAAGAATTGAATGCATGATTCCCATTCACAATCTCTTATTCCCATTAACGAAACAGGAAACCACAAACAAAAaagaacaattgtaaattaaaaaaattgaaataaaacaatCACTTTGGGAATGTTAAAGGGATTTGGAAAAAAAACAATTAATAGGATACAGGCAGCAAAGAAAAAGCCCAGAACTTAGTGCAGGAAATAACCAAAACAGCAACTTGGAAAAGATTGCTCAATGCTCAACATGTTAGCAAGGCAAAAACCAGGGAATTTTCAGAATCGAATGACAAGTACTAAACAATGGAGAGATGTTGCAGGAATGCATGTGAGCTGCagataactcaactcaactcaactcaattaagcttttatcccaaaaatttggaatcggctatatggattcgcttttttcactctaaacgattttgggttaaatcctaagAAAtttataatgcttctaggtcatattgtactgctcttctccaagtcaatttaggtctacccctttttttctttctatcctctaacttaatgtgctctacttgtttaactggagcctctgtatgtctacgcttcacatgaccaaaccacctcaatctcccttctctcaacttatcctcaattggtaacactcttaccttttctctaatactctcattacggactttatctagtctagtatggccaatcatccaccttaacattctcatctctgcaactcttatcttagacgcatacgactccttcaatgcccaacacttactaccatataacatagccggtgaGCTGCAGATATTAAAATGAAATTATTCATCAAGTTGCAGCAACAAAGATGCAAGGTCTTTCCTGCTAGGAAGAAAATCCAGCATTAGCACGGGCAGAACAAGACAATGAAACACGACTATGACATCCAATATGATAG
The Hevea brasiliensis isolate MT/VB/25A 57/8 chromosome 18, ASM3005281v1, whole genome shotgun sequence genome window above contains:
- the LOC110647292 gene encoding probable peroxygenase 4, which translates into the protein MDPSNSITGVQQEKGKFKPNDHNVLQKHVFFFDRNQDGLVYPWETFQGFRAIGFGVLFSAASALFINMGLSKKTRPGKYPSLLFPIEVQNIQLGKHGSDSGVYDKDGRFVDEKFEAIFGKHARTHPDALTSGELMGMLRTNREPKDYLGWVASWTEWKTLYILCKDSNGLLQKETVRAVYDGSLFEQLEKQKASAKKKASV